From the Syngnathus typhle isolate RoL2023-S1 ecotype Sweden linkage group LG22, RoL_Styp_1.0, whole genome shotgun sequence genome, the window TTCCACATGCCTCACTCGTGTGCGAAGTCGCCGACGTGCGTCACGAACGCCAGGCGCCTCATTAACCTctacttttgtgtgtgtgtgtgtgtcgcccaCCACAGGGGGCACGCTGCGCATCTACGCCGACAGTCTGAAGCCCAACATCCCCTACAAGACCATCCTGCTCTCCACCCGGGACACGGCCGACTTCGCCGTGGCCGAAGCCTTGGAGAAGTACGGCTTGGAGAAGGAGAACCCTCGAGAGTACTGCATCGCCCGGGTAGCTatcgggcggggggggggggggggggggtttcgaCAATGTTTGGCAAAGCACACTCTGCTCTTGAACACAACATGCAAACCTCAATGGGATGACTTTGACGCGGCCAGCAGATGCTGACGCTTGGCTTTCTTCCACGCTGCAACATCACGCGCGCTCCcacgcacaaacgcacacacacggctTATCGTTGTAATTTGCTGATGAGGTGGCGGCACAAACACTCGGGTAGCTTAGTAAGCTCGTCAAGCCagtgtgcggcggcggcggcggcggcggcctttgCTGTGCGGTATCATAAAAGATGCCAAACGTGTTTGTCAAATGTTTACAGCTgccttttgtgttgttgttgtgtagCAAGACGACAAATCTGGCAAAGAGGCCATCCTGGACGACGGCGAGTGTCCTTTGCAGATCTTCAGGGACTGGCCGGCAGACAGAGGTCAGTTGCTGTTCGCGTGTCTctgctgcccccttgtggctcTCTTGCAACATTACAACATCAATgtgaatttcttttcttttttttttcttttgcaggtGCCTTGGTTTTCCAGCTGAAGAAGAGACCGCCCGACTACCACTTGCGCAAGACGAGGAAAGCAGATGACAAGGGCCTGCAAGGGAAGAACGGCTCTGGGCCCTTGCCGCCGGAAAAACTGCCCTATCTGGTGGAGCTGAGCCCGGGTACGCGCACGCCCTCTGCATCCCGAGCACATTTGCGGCGACCGAGGTGAAGTCTTCTCATGTTGACGAGCCCAGATGCTGCACGTGAACTTTGGGCCAACTCGTAATCCAGCCCGGTCCGCGCCAAATGCTTGTCTGTAATTTCGGACGCTTGCTCGCTCCGTCTGCTTGGAAATGAAGGGAATCGATCCcaaagtgaattttatttttccagctCGAGTTTGCCTAACGTGCCTAACAAGCTTGTTTCTTGCTCCTGACCTGAATTAGCCCTCGACCCGCCGCTCCCACTAACACGTGAAGAGCACAATAATGATGCTAATCTCTTAGCTAACCAGGTTGCGCTGCATTTTCACCCTGTGCTGtgtctctttcttttctttcccgcTTTCTCGCGGCATGGTGCGGCACTGctgctgtgcgtgtgtgtgtgtgtgtgtgtgtgtgtgtgtgtgtgtgtgtggggcgtTCCTTGTGCATGTCTTCTGCTTCCTGTGCCTGCCTGCGCTAGGGCGAGGGAATCACTATGCCTACTACGCCTATCGGCATCACGAAGGTAAAAAGTGCATCTCGCACCTTCTTTCCGTGTCTGCACGTTTgtcatttaaaagcaaaaatagCGTGAGGAGTGAAATGAAAATGGCCCAAATTcaggtctctttttttttttttttttacgcgatCCACTTGAAGcgtcgttctttttttttttgcagtattttTAGCTGCAGCTCTCTGAGCAAATGATTGGGTATCAGAAAAacctcctgttttttttccccctttccttCCTTTCACCACAGACGTCAACTTTTCCTTTCTCACTGTTCTTCCTTTCACTTGTACTAAACTGCGCATTAACAAACTATCACTAACGACTCACAAATTGCCACCATTAGTCATTTGAAAGGTGCAATGAGTAAAAATTGAATAGatgaaatttatatatatatatatttttttactttgatgctttttttttcttttcccattaATGAAGCCCGCCCTTGCATTGCAGACGGGTCCGACTCCCGCGACAAACCCAAGCTGTACCGGCTGCAGCACAGCGTCACCGAGGTGGGCTCGGACTGCACCGACGACGGCGCCATCCAGGTAGCCAGCCAAATTCGGCTCCCCCGCCGGCCCGGCTCGCGCGGCGCCGCCCGTGACATTTGCTTGCCTCGCCAGCTGCTGGGCCCGGGCGTGCTGCCTCACCACTGCAACCTGACTCACAGCGAGGGACTGGTGACGGTGACGCCGCGCGGCCCCGAGGCCGAAACCTTCGTGGACGGCCAGCGCGTGGGCGAGACGGTGGCGCTGCGCTCGGGCGCCACGCTGCGCTTCGGATCGGCGCTGGTCTTCAAGTTCGTCGACCCGCTCTACGACCAGGCCGCCAAGAGGGAGCCGCCCGGCGCCATGCGCGCAAGGCACAAGTCCGGGTGAGCGAAAGGAGCAGCCGGTGTCGGATCTGCTTTCAATTGTAATCCGAGCCGCTGCTGGTTCTCCCCATCTGTGAGGGCTGATGAGGTTTGAGATGAAGGGAGCAAATGAAAGGAGAAAGTTTGCGCGGGGCCTCTAATCTCATCAGCGTGGGGTAGGGTGGggcctcctcatcttcctccttctGGGTTCCCGATATAAGCAAGAGCGTGAAAaggatcatttttttttgtttcaacgtGAGGGAATTGTGGCAATCGTCGTCTTTTGCAGCCAATGCAAACATTTTGCGCACGTCTTCATGTGTGTGGTCACAAGTGGGTTCCTCCTCAAACATGACATTTGACCACAGCATTGCGGCCTTCAAAGTTTTCCTGGAAGAGTTTTGTCAGACATCTTGCGGTCAGTCacgttgctttttttgtttttgtgtgggcCACTGCAGGAGCGTTCCCGACACCACCTTTGACCTCCAGGGTGACATGCACGGCGTGGCCGCCATCCCCACCAGCAAGGTAACGCGCCATCTTGACCTCGGTGAAAGCGAGCGAGGTCCCAGCGGTGCTCGTGCTTCTGGCAGAGCTCCGGGAAGTTGGAGATGGAGCGCGGGATGGTGAAGCCCATGATCCGAGGCGAGCCGCAGGACGGCCGGACCCAGGACGGCTCGGGCGACCGGCCCGACCTGACCCTCCCGGCCAGCATCGAGTTCCGGGAAAACTGTGAGTCGAAGCTCAGACTCCACATGGCCGCGCTCGCTTCTGACGCGTGGACCTTTTGCGCACAGCCGAAGACACGTTCCTGTCGGCCATCATCAACTACACCAACAGCTCGACGGTGCACTTCAAGCTGTCGCCCACGTACGTGCTGTACATGGCGTGCCGCTTCGTGCTGTCGCCCGCCTACCGGCCCGACATGTCTCCCTCGGAGCGCACGCACAAAGTCATCGCCATCGTCAACAAGATGGTGAGCATGATGGAAGGCGTCATCCAGGTGAGCGCTCGTCAACCCGTCGGTCCGTGCTGTTGTCCGTCTGTCGGCGCTAAAGGCTAATGGGCTAACGTGTGAGTGGTGGCCGGCCCGATGGCTCGTTTTGTGGACGGCTTTTGAGTTTCTATTTGAAGACCTTGAGCCAGAGatgctcctcctcttcatctttaAATGTGACAAAGGACAAACTTGTGTGTGTCGTAGCGTAGCTGTTGACGTGTTCTCTCTCTGTCCTGTGAATGTgtcccttcctcttcctcctctgtcCATGCAGGAAAGTCCTGAAGGGGATCAGGTAGGGTAGCACATGATCAGACTCTTGCtctctttcttctttgtttttttttgtccttgtgcTTCTTTCAACCCACTTCTTCCCACTTGGTtgttgccgctgctgctgctgctgctgctgctgctgcttttttatTGCTGCCACTCTAACAgaaatggaaacaaaacaaatatctacACTGGTTCCTTGACTTATGGGTTTTATCGCTcggttgagttttttttcttcttccagcaAACGGCAAGAGCGTCAAAGCTGCTTTTAGCCACGGCTCACGCCCCGATGCTCACACGCAGATTAAGTCTAGCCCTTGGCATTAGGCCACGCCTCCTCCTGGCACACACGATTTGATGTGCGAGGAAGGAGTCAATGACTTTCTGATTGTGGTTATGGAAGAAAGTCAAGGCACCAGTGTAGCAGAAGCTAACGCAGCCTTCCACAGCTGGACGCGGTGACGTCATCCCCCGGCCGACTAATGATTCCATTCAGCTTCCGGGACCCGCCTGCCTGCCACTAAAACCAAAAGGAATGGCGAGCGGCCAAGCCCAAAGCgagtgcccgcccgcccgcccgcccgcgcggcGGTTGCATCCTCACGTCTTGTGTGTGACGTGACGCTTGTGAATGCACAAGTCTTTAACGCTTCATCTGTCTCTTGTTCCCTTTCTGGAACTTTTGGTCTTGGATGCACTCGGTCGGTCGGCTCCTTAACAACAACCGCTCCCGACGATAATCttctttttttgcttcagttgaCTTTTTGTTTCTCTCTCCCCCCCAAGGTGGGTGGGGGTAGACAAGTGGCCGCTGTGATTGGTGGCTCATATTAACCAATCAGCTCGTCAGACAGCAAGCCTAACCCTCCTCCATCAGGACAACACAAGAACGAGTTGCTCAATGAAATTATTGATCACCTGGCGGACTTTCATCCAAAGTCTCCGTTATTCAATTTGAGGGGCAGGATAGATGGGTCATGAAATGACCTCAAGGTGGTGCCACTGAGCATTAGTGGAGGAGGCGGCTGCCGTCTGGCGACTTGAACTTGACCGGCGGACCGGTCGCTCGTGTCACTGCCGAGCTCACCGTTGTTTGGCCGACTGCAATGACGGggcgagaagggggggggggggggcggagtttGCCGGGCATGTGTCTATCCTCCGGGTAACACCCCGCTCTTGGCCGCCGCTGACAACGACGGGGCGTCGGCGCTCACGGCGTTGCGGCTTTCTGTGCAGAAGCAGAAAAACATTGCGGGCGCCCTGGCCTTCTGGATGGCCAACGCGTCGGAGCTGCTCAACTTCATCAAGCAGGACCGCGACCTGAGCCGCGTCACGCTGGACGCCCAGGACGTCCTGGCGCACCTGGTCCAGATGGCCTTCAAGTGAGTGACACTTGCCCTTTGTCTTGGCACAAAGCCACGGCGCGTCGTATGAAAGGTGTGCGATGCGCCTCGGCAGGTACCTGGTGCACTGCCTGCAGGGCGACCTCAACAACTACATGGCCGCCTTCCTGGATGACCCCGAGGAGCACAATCCGCAGAGACCCAAGATAGGTGAGTGTCACAAACTGTGTGCACGCTGTTATATATTTatagctattttttttccctccccatccAGAGGACGTCCTGCACACGCTGACGGGCGCCATGTCTCTGCTGCGGCGTTGCCGCGTCAACGCGGCGCTGACCATCCAGCTCTTCTCGCAGCTCTTCCACTTCATCAACATGTGGCTCTTCAACAAGCTGGTGACGGACAGCGAGTCGGGCCTGTGCTGCCACTACTGGGGCGCCATCCTGCGCCAGCAGCTCAGCCACATCGAGGCCTGGGCCgagaagcagggcctggagctGGCCGCCGACTGCCACCTCAGTCGCATCGTGCAGGTGGGTCGGTCCGCCTCCTTTGATTGGCCAAATGGACGGGAACGGAGATTCTAAGATTTCTTTGCGCAGGCCACCACTCTGCTGACTATGGACAAGTACTCCATGCAGGACGTCCAGAACATCCACAGCACTTGCTTCAAGCTCAACTCGCTGCAGCTACACGCGCTCATGACCAACTACCACTGCGCCCCCGACGAGCCTTACATCCCGCCCGTAAGACGCCCGCCCATCCACACCAAAAGCTTTGGGGGGTCATTTTTACAAATTGATAACCTCTCGCCAGGAGCTGATCGACCACGTGGTGGCAGTGGCGGAGAACACGGCGGATGAGCTGGCACGCAGCGACGGGCGCGAGGTGCAGCTGGAGGAGGACCCTGACCTGCAGCTGCCCttcctgctgcccgaggacggCTACTCGTGCGACGTGGTGCGCAGCCTGCCCAACGGCCTGCAGGACTTCCTCGACCCGCTGCTACAGAGAGGTCGTCTGACGTTTGAAACACTCAAAAGTAGAAACTGGTGCTCCACAGTGACAAGAAAAAGTCCGTTCAGATTGTTTGACGTGAAAGAAACGCAAAATCTGCTCGCCTTTCATTTCACCCCAACGGAAAAGCGACATTGTCTTTGCCGAAGATCAAATCAGTTGAGTCAATAACTTTGTTGCCTTTGAAACATTGTgtaacttttttccccccctgttTTTTGGCCGCCAGGCTTCTGCCGGCTGACGCCGCACCCTCGCTCGCCCGGAACCTGGACGGTCCACTTTGAGGGGGCCGACTGCGACAGCCACTTTGCCGCCGTCGACAACTCTGACATGGTATGCGCCACGTCGTGCGCAAAATGAGAGCGTGTTTAAGTTATAAAATGCGCACACACCTTCTCTGTCATTGGCGCCTTTCTTGATGGCTTGAAACCAATTTCAGGACGGcacgtaaacacacacacacgcttttaGCTTTTCACCGATATTGCGGGAgcctcccctccccttccgTCCACAAATGGCCACCTCATAAACACAAAAGCGTCCATTTGGGCGCCAAAGTCCGGGAAAAGTAGACGCACGCTCAAAGCGTTGCGTCAGTGAAAGTGAGTCATTGTCGCGGGCGCTCTCCATTCGCTCGTCTGGCGCTCGCCGCACAACGCCGACAGAGGAGGCGGGGCGACGACACGAAAATTGGATGCAGACGTCTCGTTTTCGGGCACCTTGAGAGAAGATTTGCTCCTCTGATGTGGGAACGCGCGACCCTGCGCATCTGtgcatgggtgtgtgtgtgtgtgtgtgtgtgtgtgtgtgtgcgcagctgTGGTTTCCATTCTTGAGTGGCATCCAGCAACCCGCAGTTCCTCGGCGGttcccctgcctccctccctccctccctgctttCTGCGCTCCTCCTCAGACTGTCCACCACTTAGTCGTTTTTCTGGAGTTGCCACTCTGTCGCTCACCGCTGTCGTTTGTCTTTTCTCGTCTTTTCCTCCCCTGTCCGCGTCAGCCAATGAGGAAGGAGCCGGAGGTGGTGACGGTGACGCTGAAGAAGCACAACGGCATGGGCCTCAGCATCGTGGCCGCTAAGGTAAGGAAGCGCCGCCGCTGCTGTAGCCCACCGCCCGCATGTGTAAATGGTTTCCCGTGAAAGGCAACGCCAAAGAGCGAGGAGCCAAACGGCGTCCAGATGTTCTCGACGCCTGTAAATGTTTGGATTGAGTCTGTCACGAAATCGCACAAGACAAGGCGAGTGAAGTTGAAATAGAAAGCCTCTTTCCTGCTCACGGCCGCCCGCCGCTTTCCTGTGTGGGAAGGAAGCACGTCGAAAGGAAGCTTCCTGGCagcgccacgtttttttttaaaaccacacTCAATCgctcagcatgtgtgtgtgtgcgatggGAACGGCAGGTTGTCACACAGCTGCTCGGGCTGAGCTCCGCCTTATGTAACCccgccgtgtgtgtgcgtgcgtgcgtgcgcaaagCGGCGCTCCACCTCAGTGTAAGCAGCCGGCGTCCCGGCTCGCAGCTCTTCTGGGGAGGAACTTTGCCGCCGTTCAGGAACTTTTAGGACTCTAGCGGGAATTTCTAGCGGGCGGCTCCTGTTTTGTCAGGTGTTTGAGCGTCAATGCTGCTTTTGAAGTTCGCCGCTGCACGCTAACAGGgaaagacgtgtgtgtgtgtgtgtgtgtgtgtgtgtgtgtgtgtgtgtgtgtgtgcttggaccGATTTGGACCAGGACATGTGGTTCTCGGTGGTGGGGAGGAAAGAGCAGGTATGTTTGTCGAAAAAACTGCGTTGGATTTCAAAGCCGGTGGGCGGTGGGTCGGATGAAGTCTCGCGTGCTGCAAGCCGGCCTCGGGGTTTTGGGCTCTCCACTGTTTGCTCAGCTAATGATTAAACTGGCGAGCTCGCACGTGACTGCAGCAGCTGCACTTCACGATCGATTTGTTCAGTTGTAGGCGCGCGTCGTTTCATTTGTAATTCAAATTCGCTCGCAATTGGTGTCTCTAATCATCTCCCTCGCTTGAGGAAAGGAATCTTCTTTTAGTTTTGACGGCTGGCTATCTAGGCCCGAAACGATGAGAGCACCAAAAGTTTGTGTCTGCTTGAgtgattgtttgtttgtttgcttgcttgaaGGAACATTTGCACAAGTTAAACAATGGCTTGCAAAAcaaacgtccccccccccccccccccccattccatGTGGTCACCGACAATGGGGGGATGTCTGATTTCCTGTGCTACAGCAAGTCTCAGCCAAGTGTCAGCCTTCACGGCCACTTTAGCGCATTTGCCTTTTCAAAGTTGGACGTGGATTTATTTGGCGCGTGGGGCGAGGCCACTCGCAACGTCAAAATATCTCGGAAGACGACGGAGCCTTCGGGCCTCGCTTGTTGGAACACGCGTGATGCGAGGCAAAATGGGCATAGCGGCAAAAAAATCGGCTTCAACTCTCGTGTTATTGGCTTGCGCTAAAATGGCGCTTCTTACATAAGAAAACACCGGAGAGTAAAAATATGTCGGGTCAGGTGGTGCTCATTGGATTGCGGATTTTGTGTCCTCCTGCAGGGTGCCGGCCAGGAGAAACTGGGCATCTACATCAAGTCGGTGGTCAAAGGAGGCGCCGCCGACATGGTTGGTACCGCACACTGACGCACGCACATTTTCTCACACCCACATTGAGGCAATTTTTTCCTGTGGTTGTAGGATGGGCGACTGGCAGCCGGCGACCAGTTGCTGAGTGTGGATGGGCGCAGCCTGGTGGGCCTGTCCCAAGAGAGGTGAGGCGCCCATCTTGTTTTGCAGCCTTcacaccatcaaaaaaaaaaatgcctgggaagattttcaaaaacacagcaTACCGAAGGAGACATTTTGTGCACACACGAGAGCTCCCAGGTGTCCAAATAACACACCCTTGCTATAGCATGATGGGATTATACTGCCACCTGGTGGCCAACTTGCTCATGCCATGAATGAATCATGTTCCTTGAACTCTGTTTCAAGATGTTATGactgagcttttttttaatctgcggGGCCGGCGCAGGGCGGCCGAGCTGATGACCAGGACGGGATCGGTGGTGACGCTGGAGGTGGCCAAGCAGGGCGCCATTTACCACGGCCTTGCCACGCTCCTCAACCAGCCCAGCCCCATGATGCCTCGAGGTAACCGCCCCGCCGACACAAAAGCAAGACGGCGGGCAGGCTCGGAATGCCTTTTGGCGTGACGATCGGCCCTCCGTGACTTCCCGTTTGCGCAGCCTCGGACCGCAGCCGCGAGAAGAACGGCAAACTGCGTCCCAAGAGCGAAGGCTTCGAGTTGTACAACAGCTCGGTGCCCAACGGCTCCCCGGAGAGTCCGCAGGCCGGCTGGGACGCTTACCCGGAACCAAAGATGATGAGCGGGGAGGACCGGCTCCTCAAAAACCGGGCCAACCACCGCTCCAGTCCCAACGTGGCCAGTAAGCGCGTGCGCCTTGCAGCTCTAAACTATTTCACAGAAATGGCCTCCTCCAGTCCTCAATGAGCGCTCTCTCCTCAGATCAGGGCCAGAGTCCCGCGAGCAAGCCAGTCTACCCCGCTGGACCCGGCACCAAGATCACCTCCGTCTCCACCGGCAACCTGTGCGCTGACGTAAGTAGCGCGTCCGCCACTTTGCTCTGGTGGCCAACCGCACCCACCTGAGGAAAGTCACACTGGGATGTCAAGAGCACCATTTTGTGGAAAACTGGGAAGCGTCGAGAATGAACCATATGagaatttttcaattttttttaaagacctgTTTTTAAGTCAACCAATTTAGTGGTCTGTGAATAATCTTCCCTATCTGTCTCTGTCAGGATGAGCCTTCACCCCCGCGCCCAGAGGCGTACCCCATCCCCACGCAGACCTACGCCCGGGAATATTTCACCATCCCGGCGTCCAAGAGCCAGGACCGCGTGGTGGGCCCGGGGCCGGGACCCTCGCAGCACTGGCAGCCCATGGAGGACAGGGAACGGCTCCCCTCGGTGGACAGCATGCACAACAGCATGAAGGTACCAAAGAGTCATCGCCACAAGAACCCAAAACATTTGAGCCCAACTAAACCCCCCCGACCCCTGCAGCGAGTCAACCACTCGCAGGAGGACATGTACCCTCCTCCGTCCGGGATCCTGAGGCAGGACGAGCGCATGCAGCAGCACTACCAGCAGGAATACCAACACCGAGACCTGGACTACCAGCACAGAGATCTGGACTACCAGAGGGGACCTCCCGGTAAGAAGCTCAATGCGTCACGGAGACCACCGAGATGTGGAATTCTCACGGCCAGACCAAATTTGTGTGCTTCCAGGTTTGGCGGGAGCGGAGCAGTGGGTTGCTCAGCAGCAGGTTTCGTCCTCGCTGGAGTCGTCCACGTCCAGCCAGGAGCACCTCAACTACGCGTCGGCGTCCGGCAAGAACCAGAAGACGGGGCCGGGCCGCTGGAAGACGCCCAACGCGCCGCACGCCGTGCCGCCGCACTCGGTCCAGACGTCGTCGCGCTCGGACCTgccgccgccccctcccccgCCGCCGGCCACCTACCCGGACGCCTACGACATGTACGAGCCCCACGGCGAGATgcctctgccgccgccgccatccggCGCCAGCTCGGCAACGGCCCAGCAAGCCGCCGACCGCAAGAAGCGCGAAGAGCAACAACGCTGGTATGAGAAGGAGAAAGCCCGTCTGG encodes:
- the afdna gene encoding afadin isoform X4 → MSGNREEERRKLADIINHWNANRLDLFEISRPTEDLEFHGVMRFYFQDRMAGNFATKCIRVSSTATTQDVIETLAEKFRPDMRMLSSPRYSLYEVHVSGERQLDLDEKPLVVQLNWNKDDREGRFVLKNENDILPKSQSNGPEKEKDGVIQNFKRTLSKKEKKKEKKREKEFGRITDGDDQMPNRDDGENSRLAAEVYKDMPETSFTRTISNPEVVMKRRRQQKLEKRMQEFMSSDGRPDSGGTLRIYADSLKPNIPYKTILLSTRDTADFAVAEALEKYGLEKENPREYCIARQDDKSGKEAILDDGECPLQIFRDWPADRGALVFQLKKRPPDYHLRKTRKADDKGLQGKNGSGPLPPEKLPYLVELSPDGSDSRDKPKLYRLQHSVTEVGSDCTDDGAIQLLGPGVLPHHCNLTHSEGLVTVTPRGPEAETFVDGQRVGETVALRSGATLRFGSALVFKFVDPLYDQAAKREPPGAMRARHKSGSVPDTTFDLQGDMHGVAAIPTSKSSGKLEMERGMVKPMIRGEPQDGRTQDGSGDRPDLTLPASIEFRENSEDTFLSAIINYTNSSTVHFKLSPTYVLYMACRFVLSPAYRPDMSPSERTHKVIAIVNKMVSMMEGVIQESPEGDQKQKNIAGALAFWMANASELLNFIKQDRDLSRVTLDAQDVLAHLVQMAFKYLVHCLQGDLNNYMAAFLDDPEEHNPQRPKIEDVLHTLTGAMSLLRRCRVNAALTIQLFSQLFHFINMWLFNKLVTDSESGLCCHYWGAILRQQLSHIEAWAEKQGLELAADCHLSRIVQATTLLTMDKYSMQDVQNIHSTCFKLNSLQLHALMTNYHCAPDEPYIPPELIDHVVAVAENTADELARSDGREVQLEEDPDLQLPFLLPEDGYSCDVVRSLPNGLQDFLDPLLQRGFCRLTPHPRSPGTWTVHFEGADCDSHFAAVDNSDMPMRKEPEVVTVTLKKHNGMGLSIVAAKGAGQEKLGIYIKSVVKGGAADMDGRLAAGDQLLSVDGRSLVGLSQERAAELMTRTGSVVTLEVAKQGAIYHGLATLLNQPSPMMPRASDRSREKNGKLRPKSEGFELYNSSVPNGSPESPQAGWDAYPEPKMMSGEDRLLKNRANHRSSPNVANQGQSPASKPVYPAGPGTKITSVSTGNLCADDEPSPPRPEAYPIPTQTYAREYFTIPASKSQDRVVGPGPGPSQHWQPMEDRERLPSVDSMHNSMKRVNHSQEDMYPPPSGILRQDERMQQHYQQEYQHRDLDYQHRDLDYQRGPPGLAGAEQWVAQQQVSSSLESSTSSQEHLNYASASGKNQKTGPGRWKTPNAPHAVPPHSVQTSSRSDLPPPPPPPPATYPDAYDMYEPHGEMPLPPPPSGASSATAQQAADRKKREEQQRWYEKEKARLEEERERKRREQERKLGQIRANPVMPVQPHNNGGTLPPAPAHHYPQQQQQQPPPPASMGPPHAYPPQQPPSRPEKLASLPRSAVPPSSNPPGMETVIRDLLPQQQPRTIERRDLQYITISKEELTSDSLSPDPWKRDAREKAEKQQQLHIVDLLDKEIQELQSKPERTAEESDRLRKLMLEWQFQKRLQESKQSDEDEEEEDDEDVDTMMIMQRLEAEKRARQQTAVPAISVLDLLQDEERRRKQQLEEIRKREADERTKQEEERRWREEERVKREAAEKRRQEEEYYTRLEAERRRQHDEAERRLLSPDEPAGLYRPPLPKDYQPPAPHNPTNTPPPPPQRNASYLKTQVASPDTLYTAKFVAYAGDEDDDEEGGGQPGQLKLSATRKSYGDLPAAGDAAPPLRRGRPQPPPTARKPRPLSDGIFLSSSFRPPSANNSNSTGPPPLPAKPGVGPPGGVQGFNSYTGNSAGVVGSGEFYKDPRDKWAKSQEQENIPSGGDDDAPPESLTFKERQRLFSQGKEVSNKVKASRKLMELENELNTK
- the afdna gene encoding afadin isoform X1, whose translation is MSGNREEERRKLADIINHWNANRLDLFEISRPTEDLEFHGVMRFYFQDRMAGNFATKCIRVSSTATTQDVIETLAEKFRPDMRMLSSPRYSLYEVHVSGEERQLDLDEKPLVVQLNWNKDDREGRFVLKNENDILPKKSQSNGPEKEKDGVIQNFKRTLSKKEKKKEKKREKEFGRITDGDDQMPNRDDGENSRLAAEVYKDMPETSFTRTISNPEVVMKRRRQQKLEKRMQEFMSSDGRPDSGGTLRIYADSLKPNIPYKTILLSTRDTADFAVAEALEKYGLEKENPREYCIARQDDKSGKEAILDDGECPLQIFRDWPADRGALVFQLKKRPPDYHLRKTRKADDKGLQGKNGSGPLPPEKLPYLVELSPDGSDSRDKPKLYRLQHSVTEVGSDCTDDGAIQLLGPGVLPHHCNLTHSEGLVTVTPRGPEAETFVDGQRVGETVALRSGATLRFGSALVFKFVDPLYDQAAKREPPGAMRARHKSGSVPDTTFDLQGDMHGVAAIPTSKSSGKLEMERGMVKPMIRGEPQDGRTQDGSGDRPDLTLPASIEFRENSEDTFLSAIINYTNSSTVHFKLSPTYVLYMACRFVLSPAYRPDMSPSERTHKVIAIVNKMVSMMEGVIQESPEGDQKQKNIAGALAFWMANASELLNFIKQDRDLSRVTLDAQDVLAHLVQMAFKYLVHCLQGDLNNYMAAFLDDPEEHNPQRPKIEDVLHTLTGAMSLLRRCRVNAALTIQLFSQLFHFINMWLFNKLVTDSESGLCCHYWGAILRQQLSHIEAWAEKQGLELAADCHLSRIVQATTLLTMDKYSMQDVQNIHSTCFKLNSLQLHALMTNYHCAPDEPYIPPELIDHVVAVAENTADELARSDGREVQLEEDPDLQLPFLLPEDGYSCDVVRSLPNGLQDFLDPLLQRGFCRLTPHPRSPGTWTVHFEGADCDSHFAAVDNSDMPMRKEPEVVTVTLKKHNGMGLSIVAAKGAGQEKLGIYIKSVVKGGAADMDGRLAAGDQLLSVDGRSLVGLSQERAAELMTRTGSVVTLEVAKQGAIYHGLATLLNQPSPMMPRASDRSREKNGKLRPKSEGFELYNSSVPNGSPESPQAGWDAYPEPKMMSGEDRLLKNRANHRSSPNVANQGQSPASKPVYPAGPGTKITSVSTGNLCADDEPSPPRPEAYPIPTQTYAREYFTIPASKSQDRVVGPGPGPSQHWQPMEDRERLPSVDSMHNSMKRVNHSQEDMYPPPSGILRQDERMQQHYQQEYQHRDLDYQHRDLDYQRGPPGLAGAEQWVAQQQVSSSLESSTSSQEHLNYASASGKNQKTGPGRWKTPNAPHAVPPHSVQTSSRSDLPPPPPPPPATYPDAYDMYEPHGEMPLPPPPSGASSATAQQAADRKKREEQQRWYEKEKARLEEERERKRREQERKLGQIRANPVMPVQPHNNGGTLPPAPAHHYPQQQQQQPPPPASMGPPHAYPPQQPPSRPEKLASLPRSAVPPSSNPPGMETVIRDLLPQQQPRTIERRDLQYITISKEELTSDSLSPDPWKRDAREKAEKQQQLHIVDLLDKEIQELQSKPERTAEESDRLRKLMLEWQFQKRLQESKQSDEDEEEEDDEDVDTMMIMQRLEAEKRARQQTAVPAISVLDLLQDEERRRKQQLEEIRKREADERTKQEEERRWREEERVKREAAEKRRQEEEYYTRLEAERRRQHDEAERRLLSPDEPAGLYRPPLPKDYQPPAPHNPTNTPPPPPQRNASYLKTQVASPDTLYTAKFVAYAGDEDDDEEGGGQPGQLKLSATRKSYGDLPAAGDAAPPLRRGRPQPPPTARKPRPLSDGIFLSSSFRPPSANNSNSTGPPPLPAKPGVGPPGGVQGFNSYTGNSAGVVGSGEFYKDPRDKWAKSQEQENIPSGGDDDAPPESLTFKERQRLFSQGKEVSNKVKASRKLMELENELNTK